The following DNA comes from bacterium.
TCAGCGTGCTTGAAAAATCCGTAAACTGAATTAATTGACGAAAAAATATGGCGGAAATTTTCTAAAAATTCCGGGTTGGCGAAAATAATAAACGGATCGTCAAAAATCATATCGCAAGCGCGCGGCGTATTATTCGGAGAAAGCGAGTCTAATATTTTTTTATTGAATTGCCATAGTTTGTTCTTTAGTTTTTTCACGGTTCGCCGCCGGATAAGCGCATAGCCGGGTTTGATGATATAGCCGCAAAAATTGATGCCATTTATCGCCGGCTGAAGAATTTGTTTTTTAGGATGGAGCTTGAGCTTCAGGCGGGTTTCAACGAAATTATTTATATCATCTTTCCACAGAAGCAGCTGTTCTTTTGAAGAATGAAGCAGCAGCAGATCGTCCATATAGCGGAAATAATATCGGCATTTGAGAGAATGTTTAACAAATTGATCAAGCTCATTCAAATAAATATTGGCGAAAAACTGGCTGGTCAAGTTGCCGATCGGCAGACCGCAATCATTTTTGCCAAAAAGCGATTTATGCGGCGGTACGGAAGCGAGCAGTTTCAGATCGCCCTTGGCGAAGTAATTTTTGGTCGGATCATGGAAAATTATTTTTTCAGTGAGCCATACGATTTCAGGATTTTTGATATATTTTTTGACAAGAGAAGACAAAACATCTTTATTTATACTGACAAAAAAGCTTTGAATATCCGCTTGGAGAAAAAATAAGCTTGGAGAGATTGTTTTGTTAAGATAGCAGATAGCCTTGTGGGCGCCTTTTTCCCGCCGGCAAGCATACGAATGAAAGATAAACATTTTTTCCCATATGGGCTCAAGACGGCTGACAAGCAAATGATGGACGACTCTGTCGCGAAAATCAGCGGCCCAGACCTCGCGCAATTTGGGATCGGTAATGGCAAAACAGATAGAGCGGCCGGATTCATAAGTATGGCGCTGGAGCTCTTCCTCAAGTTTCAAAAGCTCTCTTTCAAAATTTATTTCAAATTTTGCCGCGCTTGAGCTTTTTCTTTTTGTTTTTCGGCATCGATAATAAGCCCCTAAAAGATTTTGAAAAGAAAAAACATCTGAGCGCGGATTTACTCTCTCTCTCTCTCTCTCTCTCTCTCTCTCTCTCCCTCCCTCTCTCCCTCTCTCTCTCTCTCTCTCTCTCTCGTTGCGGTGTTCGGATTTTGTGATATTATTTGTCATATAAGAAATATAAAAAGTAACAGTGTTTTTATTATAGCATAAGCGGACAAAAAAAGTTGAATTTTATGCCAAAAGAAATTATTACTACAGCTAAAATTGCTTTATTCAGAGGTAAAAAAATAAGAAAAACTATTCATAATAATGAGTGGTGGTTTTCGGTAATTGATATATGTGGCGCTTTAACTGATAGTATTGATGCCGGCGCTTATTGGAGAAAGTTGAAACAAAGATTAATCGAAGAAGGCAGTGAGGTCGTGACATTTTGTCACGGACTGAAATTGGAAGCTTCTGACGGTAAAAAATATGAAACTGATTGTGCTAATACAGAAGGTATTTTTCGCATAATCCAATCAATTCCATCGCCCAAAGCCGAGCCATTTAAACGTTGGTTGGCGAGGGTCGGTTACGAGCGAGTTAAAGAAATAGAAGATCCGGAATTAGCCACAAAAAGAACAAGAATGTTGTATAAAGCCAAAGGATATAGCGATGGCTGGATTGAGAAAAGAATGCGCGGCATTGCTATTCGCGAAGAATTGACTGATGAATGGCAGAAACGAGGAGCGAGAGAACAGAGAGATTATGAAATTCTGACGGCGGAAATTTCGCAAGCCGCTTTTGGATTAAAGCCGAATGAATATAAAAAATTGAAAGGATTGAAACGTGAAAATTTGCGCGATCATATGGATGATTTTGAGCTTATTTTCACTATGCTGGGCGAGAGATCAACCACTGAAATTCATCGCCAAGAAAATTCGGAAGGCTTGTCAAAATTAAAAAAAGACGCGAATAGAGGCGGGAAAATAGCGGGAAACGCCAGAAAAGAATTGGAAAAAGAATTAGGCAGGCCGATTGTTTCTAAAAAGAATTATCTCGGCGGCGGAGATGAAATTAAAAAATTAAAAACAGCAGATGATGAAAAATTTTAAAATAATTCATTCTTTTATTATAGTGGCAATGGCAATAGCTGTTTTTGCGTTTCCCGCTTTCGCTTCCACCACCGACGGCACGATTGATTCAACGAATAAATACGCTTGGGGAGAAAACATCGGCTGGGTGAATTTCGGCGCGAGCAATGGAAATGTTCATGTTACGGATTCCGCGCTTTCTGGTTATGCCTTAAGCGAAACTGTCGGCTGGATAAATTTATCCAATGTTCTTAATGATGGAGCGGGAAATTTATCGGGGTATGGCTGGAGCGAGAATACGGGCTGGATAAAATTCAATCCGGCCAGCGGCGGCGTGATTATCAATTCATCGGGCGAATTCACCGGCTCGGCTTTGAGCGAAACTGTCGGCTGGATTATTTTCGGCGGAGATTACAAAGTTAAAACCGATTGGCGACCGCAAAGCGCGAGAGGAAGCGGCGGAGGTTTGCCGCCAGCGGCTTACAATCCGCCGGTGCCTCCTTCTGCCAGCTCGACTAATCCCGAAGCTGGATTTAAAATTTCCATCAATCAAGGAGTTGAATATACCAATAGCTTTACAGTTAATCTTTCTCTTGTTGCCGGTTCGGATACTGTCAGAATGGCTATTTCCGAATCTCCTGATTTTAAAAATGCCAGTCAAATTCCATATCAACAGGAAATAAAATACGAGCTGTTGCCGATTCCCGGCAATCAAATTCCCAAACAAGGGATAAGAAGGACTATCTACGCAAAATTTTATACTCAATACGGCGTAAGTTCTGAAATTGTTTCCGCTTCCATTATTCTTGTTACCTCTTTGCCCCAAACCCAGCCTTCGCCTTTTACCCCGAGCGGAGTCGAGGGGGCGCTTTCCGCTTCTCCGAAACCGGCAAGAATTCCATCCGCTTCAATTTCTCCTGCCCCCTTTGCCTTTAGCTACCCCGCCTCCATATTTTGAAACTCCGCCGGAAAAACCCGAGCCTGTTAATCCCGATTGGAATCTCATAAAACTGCCGGAAGTTAAAAACTTTTTCCCTCAATCCAATGAAATTTCTTTTTTCAGTGAAAAATTCTCTTCTTTGTCCGAAACTTTTAAAAAGCTTGGCATCTCTCAAATTTCCGATATCGCTTCCCGCATTCCATCCGTCAGCTTTAGCATTCCCAATCTCTGGAAAATTCTCAAGCTTCAGCCGGCGGACAGCAATCCAGCGCCTTTAGTTGATCTTCCCGCCGATCTAAAGGAACAAATACCTTCAGAAATCGTCTTTGTTTCCGCCGCCTCGGGAAAAATCAATCTTGATTCTTCCCTGGTGCTGGATGAGAATTCCCTGAAACAAAAAATCTCCGCGCCTTCTTCAATCAATTTGAATATCGCCATCAAACCCAACCAGCCCGCCCGCTCCATCAGCGGCTATTTGGCTTTGAAAAAAAGCGCCTATTCCGCCAATCCCGCGCCAGAAGGTCTATCTTTTTGGGATGATATTTCTTCTTTTCTAATTCCTTCCGTTTCCGCTCAAGAATCTAAACCCATAGAAGTCGAGCAGCGCTTTGTCTTGGCTCAATTCCAATATTCTGACTTTGACAAAGACGGCATCTGGACCGCTGATATTCAAACTCCGGCTGTTACCGGTGAATACGAAATTATTTCTTTAATCAGCTACCAAGACCCGGCTATTCCTGCCAAAGAGATTCGCTTAATCACTGTGATTGATCCGGAAGGGTATGTATTCAGGTTAGAAACTGATGGCGCGGAAACAAGAATTGCGAATGTAAAAATTTCTATCTATAGACTTAATGCCGACACTTCAAAATCCCAAATCCCAAATTCCAATGACCAAACAAATTCCAAAACACAAAATACAAATTATAATTTTGACATCAATCAATACGAACTTTGGAACGCCCAAGATTTTGATCAAAAAAATCCCCAGACCACGGATGCTACCGGCAAATATTCTTTCCTGGTTCCGGCCGGCTCCTATTATCTCAAAGCCGAAGCCACGGGCTATTATCCATATCAAAGCGATGCGTTTGAGGTCTCCGAAGCCAAAAATGTGCATATGAATTTGGAGATGAAGCCCGAGTGGTCGCTGGCAAGAGATTGGAAGACAATAGCGATAGTGATTTTAATTATTTTAGTGGCGTATAATTTTTATCGGGATCGACGAAGAGATTAAGGGGTTTGGGCAATGAGGTATTAAAAAAATCCCGATTACGAGATTTTTTTAATAGAGAAATGAAATATTAATTTATTCTTTCGTTTCAGCTTCGTTTATCGGATTTTTTGAGTTTGTAAAATCGCACTTTGGGTACTGGTTGCAACCATAGAAAATTCTTTTGAATTTGCCTTTTTTCTCGATAATTTCTCCTTCGCCGCATTTGGGGCATTTCATACCGATTAGTTTTTCTATTTTTTTAATATTTTTGCATTCTGGGTATTTATTGCAACCCAAGAACGCTCCAAAGCGTCCGTATTTGACCTGCATTGGCGCGCCGCACAAGGCGCATTTTTCGTTTATTAGAGATTCTTTTAGGGCTTTTTCTTCGCCCATTGGCTTGGTGGTTTTGCAGTCCGGGTAATTGGTGCAAGCCATAAACTTTCCGAAGCGTCCGAGCTTGATTATCATTGGCGAGCCGCACTTGGGGCATTTTTCGTCCGATTTTTCTTCAGTCAAGTCTTTTTTATTTATTTCTTTTTCTTTTTTTATTAAGTTTTTTTTGAACGGGCCGTAGAACTCTTTTATAACCGGCACCCATTGTTTTTTATTTTCCGCGATTTCATCCAGGCTTTCTTCCATGGCAGCGGTGAATTTTATGTCGACTATTTGAGGAAAATGTTCAACTAAAACCTTATTGACCAGAACCCCGATTTCTTTGGGATGGAATCTTTTTTCAATTTTTTCCACATAGCCGCGGTCTTCAATCGTGCTGATGGTTGGCGCGTAGGTGGACGGTCGGCCGATGCCGAATTCTTCCAGCGCTTTAATCAAGCTTGCCTCATTATATCTTGGCGGAGGCGAAGTGAAGCGCTGTTCGGTCGCAGTATTTATCAAATCCAATTTTTCTTCTTTTTCCAGTATGGGCAAGATAACATCTTCTGATTTAGTCGGATAAACTTTTAAAAATCCGTCAAATTTTATTATTGATCCGTTTGCCCGCAAAGTGTAATTTTTTTTATTTGCCGCTTCGGCGTTTATATCCACGCTGGTCGAATCAATTATGGCGCTGGCCATTTGAGAGGCCATCATTCTTTGCCAAATAAGCTGGTAGACTTTGAATTGTTTGCTGTCGAGGAATTCTTTTATGCTTTCGGGGTCGCGCGCGGGGTTGGTGGGACGGATCGCTTCGTGCGCCTCCTGAGCTCCTTTGCTTTTTGTTTTGAATTTTCTGGGCTCATTGGCAGCGTACTCGCGGCCGAATTTTTCGGTGATATAAGTTTTGGCGGCCGCGAGGGAATCTTCACTCAGATTAAGCGAGTCGGTTCTCATGTAAGTTATTAATCCGACTGGTCCGGCGGCGCCTAGTTCCATACCTTCATATAATTGTTGGGCGATCATCATCGTCTGTTTGGCGCTGTATCCGAAAGTATTGCTTGAGGCTTGCTGAAGCGTGCTGGTGGTAAAAGGCGGCAAAGGGTTCCGTCCCGTTTCTTTCTTTTTTATTTCCAGTACTTTGTACTTCGCGCCGTCCAGTTCATTTTTGATTTTTTCCGCTTCGGTTTTTGTTTTGATTCCCAGTTTCGACAGAGTTTCGTCGTTTACTTTGACTAATCGCGCGGTGAAGCTTTCGTCTTTTTTTGTTTGCGTTTCGGGATTTGACCGGGATTTGACCGAGGCTTTTTGAAGCAATGTTTTTATTTCCCAATATTCATCGGGAATAAATTTTTTTATTTCTTCTTCGCGCTCCACGATCAAGCGGACGGCAACCGATTGCACGCGTCCGGCGGAAAGTCCGTAGCGAATTTTTTTCCAGAGAAGAGGGGAGAGTTCGTAGCCGACCAGGCGATCCAATACGCGGCGCGCTTGTTGGGCGTCCACTAGGTGCATATCGATTTGGCGCGGATTAGCCAAAGCTTTTTCAATGGCAGATTTGGTGATTTCGTGAAAAACGATCCTTTCATATTTTTTCTTGCCTTTTTTGGAGCCGAATTCTCCTAGGTTTAAGATCTGAGCCAAATGCCAGGATATGGCTTCTCCTTCACGGTCTTCATCGGAAGCGAGTATGATCTTATCGGCATCGGCGGCGATGCTTTTCAGCTCAGCGATATGTTTTTTGCTTTTCGGGTTTGAGATATATTCTGGTTCAAAATCATTCTCTGTGTCAACGCCGAGTTTGCTTTTGGGCAGATCGCGGACGTGGCCATAGGAGGATCGGACAATGTAATCATCGCTTAAAAATTTTGAAATAGTTTTTGCTTTGGTCGGAGACTCCACTATTATTAAATTCATAGGTTATGATAAAAATTATATTAGAATTATTATTTATTTCATTATCGCATAATTTCCGCTTCCCAAGTTTCGCACCAGTCCTTTCATTTCCATAAGCGTCAGAGCGCTGGATATTTTATTTGCATCGTTTTTAACTTTTTCAGCAATGGCGTCTATGTGGAGCGGTTCGGCGCCGAGAAAAGATAAAATAGTTTCTTCTTCCGGCGATGCGGAAACAATACTTCTATTAATAGTATATTCCTTGGCTTTAGTCAAGTTTAGTTCGTCAAGAATCTCTTGGCAAGAGGTGATTATTTTTGCTCCTTGCTTGATTAAATTGTTTGTTCCGACCGAGTTCGGCCAATGAATTCCGCCCGGGATCGCAAAGACATCTCTATTGCAATCAAGAGCAAGCTTGGCTGTGATGAGGGCGCCTGATTTTTCCGCCGCTTCGACTACCAGCACTGCCGGAGTGAGTCCGCAAATAATTCGATTTCTGAGAGGGAATTGGTGTTTTAGCGCGGGTTTTCCGAATGCGTATTCGGAGACAAGGGCGCCGTGCGCGATGATTTTTTCCGCGATTTGTTTCCGGGGGGAAAGATTGTATGAATCAAGTCCGGAAGCCAGAACCGCGATCGTTTTCGCGCCGTTTGATATCGCGGTTTCGTGCGCGGCAGTATCAACGCCATATGCCATTCCGCTGACAATGCTTAATCCGGATCTTGCCAGGCCGCCAACGATATCGTTTATTACCTGGGTGCCGTAAGAGGATATTTTTCTTGATCCTACAACTGCCAGAGGAAAATTTAAGGCTTCGGTCAGCTGGCCTTTTATGTAGAGTATCGCGGGAGGCGAATAACTTTCTTTTAAAAGTTTCGGATAATTTTTATCATTAATTGTTATGGCAGTGATTTGCTCTTTGGCTAATTTTTCCCATTCTTTATCGGGAGAGATTGCCGGGCGCAGGCTTGTTATTTTTTCGGTTAACGATTCGTCCAGTCCGCTTTGTTTCAGTTCTTGAGCGCTGGCGTGCCAGGCATTTTCCAAATTTTTAAAATAAAACGATAATTTTTTAAATCTGACCGGTCCTATTTCTCCGATAAGATTAAAAGCGTTATAATATTTAGTATCGTCGGTCATAGACTAGGTTTAAAGGAAAAATTATTTTGCTATTGACAAATTTTATATATCTGCTATAATATTTAGTTCTAACGAATATGTATCCAGTGCATTACTTCTCAGTATTCTACTGGCAAGTCGCGAACGCATGCCTATCCTCCTTGGTTATGCTAGTAGCCATAAGTTAAAGTTAGCTTTTTATAAAGCAAAACTTTTCACTTGTCGGTAGTATTTTGAGAAGTAATTTTTGTTCTTTTAAAATAATTCTTGCAGGAAGAAAATCGGGTATTAATGTCGGTCGAGAATTTATTTTCTTGACCTTATTTTTTTGTCAAAACTTCAAATTAATATTTGTCATGCTGAATTTATTTCAGCATCTTTAAGACTCACTTATAGTATTATGGATTACTATTGTGTGTTATAATTATTTTTTTAGATCCTGAAATGAATTCAGGATGACAGGAATAGTCTTTTCAACAACCGCATTAATTATTTTCTGTTCTTCTGCTGTAAAATTTTCCAAAACAAATTCTTTTGTAAGAATTTGTTTTGCCCCGAGCTTGTCGAGGGGCTTATCTTCAATCCCGATTCCTATCCGAATTCTGGTAAAATCTTTTGTTTCCAGCGCATCAATGATCGATTGTACTCCTTTGTGTCCGGCGGAAGTGCGGCCCCGCGCGATCTTGTATTTTCCGAGCTGAATATCCAGATCATCGTGAATGACGATAATATCCGCAACATTGATTTTATAATAATCAGCGATAGCCTTGACCGCTTTGCCCGATTCGTTCATAAAAGTTTGCGGTTTGGCAAGAATAATTTTTTCGCCATCAATCATTCCTTCCGAAATTTCCGCGTTAAATTTAAGTTGTTTGCCCCGAGCGGAGTCGAGGGGAAAATTGGCGGCGATTTTATCAAGCGCCATAAATCCGGCATTGTGCCGGGTTTTTTTATATTTCTCACCCGGATTTCCCAGGCCGATGATTAGTTTCATAATTTTAGTTTTTAAAAATTAAACTCATTATTCCTGATAAAACTTTTTCAATTCTTCATAGCTTGGATCTTTTGGCAGCAATACATCCGCCTCGTTTATATTATCAGCGCGCAATAACCCTGTTTCCATATTCGAATTAGGGATTTTGCTTTCTGTATTTTCGACGTTCTTTGCGATGGCGTTCAGTTTTTGCAATTGAGGAAGAGAAATGTCGGTTTTGACATTTTCACCGATAATATTCAGAATATCCGTTACTTTGAAAATGTTATCCCAAAGATTATTTTTTTCTATTTTTTCTTTTAACAGAAAAATTATCTTATGCTGGCGTTTGATGCGGCTAAAGTCTCCTTCAATGTTGTGGCGCGACCGGGCCAGCTTCAGAGCCAGATCGCCATCCAGATGATAATTGCCCGCTTTCAGAAAAAGCGGATCGTAGCCAAAACTGTCGTTGGGAAATGTCGGATCAGCGAGGTCTTCTTCCAAGGTATAATCTATGCCGCCCGCTACATCGATAATTTTCTTAAAAGCTTCAAAATTAGCTATAACATAATAATTAGCGGGAATGCCGGTGATCTTTTTGATCTCCTCGGAAAGAATTTTAATTCCTTTTCTGGGATCGTCTTTGGCATATCGGGCATAGATGGAATTTATCTTGCCCCAATATTGGCTTTCCGGCAGTTCGACATAAAGATCTCTCGGAATAGAATTAACGGTTACTGTTTTTTGGTCGGACGAGATCGTGAGGATAATGATCGTATCCGTCAGATTTTCCCCGTTATGTTTGGGACCGGCAATGCCCAGAAGCAAGATGTTAGTTTCGTTATTCGGGTTTTTTCTCAATTCATTGTCGCTGGCTAATAAAATTTTTTTGAATTGGCTGATGATCTCGTTTTTTGAAGGGTTTTCGAATTCGTAAATGTTCTCCGCCGCTCCCATAAATTTCGCGCCGATGAAAACAAAAGCGGAAACAATGATCATTAGAAAAATTATCAAAAATAGGGATTTTTTCATTGAATTATTTTATTGTATATACTAAATATACAGGATACTTGAAATTGATTCAATAGGGTGGTACAATGGATAGGTAAATATAAGCTATGAAAAATAGCGAGTTATTGTTATTGTGAGTGATAATAGCAAAAAAAAGTTTTTAATGACAAAAGTCAAAAGTCAAAAGTCAAATGACAAATGTCAAATCAATTTTAAAATTCAAATGTCAAATTAAGTCATTTGTCTGGCTTTACCAGATCTTGCGCGGCGAGAGATTTTAGGCTTTGAATTTGAAGAGTTATTTGATTTTTGAAATTTGTATTTAGAATATTATGTATAAAAGCCTTAAAAAAGAAATCGACGAGCTGTCGGGCCGCGAAGAAAATCTTGAGAAAAGCAACCAGAAAAAATCTTATAAAGTTTTTTTTGATTTTTTAAAAGAAATCATAAAGGTAGTAATAGTATCGGCTATTGTGGTTATTCCGATCAGGTATTATTTGATCCAGCCTTTTTTTGTCAGTGGAGCAAGTATGGCGCCCCAATTTCATAATGGAGAGTATTTGATCATTGACGAGTTTAGCTATAGGAATAACGCGCCCCAAAGAGGAGATGTTATTGTTTTTCGTTATCCGAAAGATATGTCTCAATTTTATATCAAGCGCATTATCGGATTGCCGGGTGAGACAATACAAATAAAAAACGAGCAAGTTGTGATTTATGACAAAAATAAGCAACTTTATCCCTGGGGGTTATTGCTAGACGAAACCGGGTATCTGAATAAAGAAGAGGCGACTAAGGGCAATATCGATCTCGTGCTTGAGGACAATCAATATTTTGTTCTGGGCGATAACAGGCAGTTCAGCTCGGATTCCCGATATTG
Coding sequences within:
- a CDS encoding Bro-N domain-containing protein translates to MPKEIITTAKIALFRGKKIRKTIHNNEWWFSVIDICGALTDSIDAGAYWRKLKQRLIEEGSEVVTFCHGLKLEASDGKKYETDCANTEGIFRIIQSIPSPKAEPFKRWLARVGYERVKEIEDPELATKRTRMLYKAKGYSDGWIEKRMRGIAIREELTDEWQKRGAREQRDYEILTAEISQAAFGLKPNEYKKLKGLKRENLRDHMDDFELIFTMLGERSTTEIHRQENSEGLSKLKKDANRGGKIAGNARKELEKELGRPIVSKKNYLGGGDEIKKLKTADDEKF
- a CDS encoding LCP family protein translates to MKKSLFLIIFLMIIVSAFVFIGAKFMGAAENIYEFENPSKNEIISQFKKILLASDNELRKNPNNETNILLLGIAGPKHNGENLTDTIIILTISSDQKTVTVNSIPRDLYVELPESQYWGKINSIYARYAKDDPRKGIKILSEEIKKITGIPANYYVIANFEAFKKIIDVAGGIDYTLEEDLADPTFPNDSFGYDPLFLKAGNYHLDGDLALKLARSRHNIEGDFSRIKRQHKIIFLLKEKIEKNNLWDNIFKVTDILNIIGENVKTDISLPQLQKLNAIAKNVENTESKIPNSNMETGLLRADNINEADVLLPKDPSYEELKKFYQE
- the topA gene encoding type I DNA topoisomerase; amino-acid sequence: MNLIIVESPTKAKTISKFLSDDYIVRSSYGHVRDLPKSKLGVDTENDFEPEYISNPKSKKHIAELKSIAADADKIILASDEDREGEAISWHLAQILNLGEFGSKKGKKKYERIVFHEITKSAIEKALANPRQIDMHLVDAQQARRVLDRLVGYELSPLLWKKIRYGLSAGRVQSVAVRLIVEREEEIKKFIPDEYWEIKTLLQKASVKSRSNPETQTKKDESFTARLVKVNDETLSKLGIKTKTEAEKIKNELDGAKYKVLEIKKKETGRNPLPPFTTSTLQQASSNTFGYSAKQTMMIAQQLYEGMELGAAGPVGLITYMRTDSLNLSEDSLAAAKTYITEKFGREYAANEPRKFKTKSKGAQEAHEAIRPTNPARDPESIKEFLDSKQFKVYQLIWQRMMASQMASAIIDSTSVDINAEAANKKNYTLRANGSIIKFDGFLKVYPTKSEDVILPILEKEEKLDLINTATEQRFTSPPPRYNEASLIKALEEFGIGRPSTYAPTISTIEDRGYVEKIEKRFHPKEIGVLVNKVLVEHFPQIVDIKFTAAMEESLDEIAENKKQWVPVIKEFYGPFKKNLIKKEKEINKKDLTEEKSDEKCPKCGSPMIIKLGRFGKFMACTNYPDCKTTKPMGEEKALKESLINEKCALCGAPMQVKYGRFGAFLGCNKYPECKNIKKIEKLIGMKCPKCGEGEIIEKKGKFKRIFYGCNQYPKCDFTNSKNPINEAETKE
- a CDS encoding reverse transcriptase/maturase family protein → MTNNITKSEHRNERERERERGREGGRERERERERERVNPRSDVFSFQNLLGAYYRCRKTKRKSSSAAKFEINFERELLKLEEELQRHTYESGRSICFAITDPKLREVWAADFRDRVVHHLLVSRLEPIWEKMFIFHSYACRREKGAHKAICYLNKTISPSLFFLQADIQSFFVSINKDVLSSLVKKYIKNPEIVWLTEKIIFHDPTKNYFAKGDLKLLASVPPHKSLFGKNDCGLPIGNLTSQFFANIYLNELDQFVKHSLKCRYYFRYMDDLLLLHSSKEQLLLWKDDINNFVETRLKLKLHPKKQILQPAINGINFCGYIIKPGYALIRRRTVKKLKNKLWQFNKKILDSLSPNNTPRACDMIFDDPFIIFANPEFLENFRHIFSSINSVYGFFKHADCYNLQKSLFEKHFGILKIYLIPADENYGYFVWDED
- the dprA gene encoding DNA-processing protein DprA, with the translated sequence MTDDTKYYNAFNLIGEIGPVRFKKLSFYFKNLENAWHASAQELKQSGLDESLTEKITSLRPAISPDKEWEKLAKEQITAITINDKNYPKLLKESYSPPAILYIKGQLTEALNFPLAVVGSRKISSYGTQVINDIVGGLARSGLSIVSGMAYGVDTAAHETAISNGAKTIAVLASGLDSYNLSPRKQIAEKIIAHGALVSEYAFGKPALKHQFPLRNRIICGLTPAVLVVEAAEKSGALITAKLALDCNRDVFAIPGGIHWPNSVGTNNLIKQGAKIITSCQEILDELNLTKAKEYTINRSIVSASPEEETILSFLGAEPLHIDAIAEKVKNDANKISSALTLMEMKGLVRNLGSGNYAIMK
- the pth gene encoding aminoacyl-tRNA hydrolase, which codes for MKLIIGLGNPGEKYKKTRHNAGFMALDKIAANFPLDSARGKQLKFNAEISEGMIDGEKIILAKPQTFMNESGKAVKAIADYYKINVADIIVIHDDLDIQLGKYKIARGRTSAGHKGVQSIIDALETKDFTRIRIGIGIEDKPLDKLGAKQILTKEFVLENFTAEEQKIINAVVEKTIPVILNSFQDLKK
- the lepB gene encoding signal peptidase I, which codes for MYKSLKKEIDELSGREENLEKSNQKKSYKVFFDFLKEIIKVVIVSAIVVIPIRYYLIQPFFVSGASMAPQFHNGEYLIIDEFSYRNNAPQRGDVIVFRYPKDMSQFYIKRIIGLPGETIQIKNEQVVIYDKNKQLYPWGLLLDETGYLNKEEATKGNIDLVLEDNQYFVLGDNRQFSSDSRYWGPVDKKFIIGKVWVRAWPFNNLKIFSQQITY
- a CDS encoding carboxypeptidase-like regulatory domain-containing protein; amino-acid sequence: MPLATPPPYFETPPEKPEPVNPDWNLIKLPEVKNFFPQSNEISFFSEKFSSLSETFKKLGISQISDIASRIPSVSFSIPNLWKILKLQPADSNPAPLVDLPADLKEQIPSEIVFVSAASGKINLDSSLVLDENSLKQKISAPSSINLNIAIKPNQPARSISGYLALKKSAYSANPAPEGLSFWDDISSFLIPSVSAQESKPIEVEQRFVLAQFQYSDFDKDGIWTADIQTPAVTGEYEIISLISYQDPAIPAKEIRLITVIDPEGYVFRLETDGAETRIANVKISIYRLNADTSKSQIPNSNDQTNSKTQNTNYNFDINQYELWNAQDFDQKNPQTTDATGKYSFLVPAGSYYLKAEATGYYPYQSDAFEVSEAKNVHMNLEMKPEWSLARDWKTIAIVILIILVAYNFYRDRRRD